The Kazachstania africana CBS 2517 chromosome 8, complete genome genome contains a region encoding:
- the PRP46 gene encoding mRNA splicing protein PRP46 (similar to Saccharomyces cerevisiae PRP46 (YPL151C); ancestral locus Anc_8.672): MDSYDGENPLLREIDDFYSEIRWNNQFKYMGKLPSYLEDQINERKPILEQNDPFDIQEKPLSTALIPLDNTTRDVAGESLLDRYQKLITQEPRKHNPWKLSKVINGHLGWVRCIAMDPVDNEWFATGSNDSTIKVWDFASGKLKLTLSGHVMGVRDLVVSKRHPYMFSASEDKLVKCWDLEKNAPIRDYFGHLSGVHTVDIHPTLSLIASAGRDSVVKLWDIRSKKAVITLVGHKSPINSVKCTPADPQIISCSNDTTVITWDLVAAKPMKVITHHRKAVRDIAVHPGEFSVASCSTNDIRSWKLPEGSLLTNFESQNSGIINTLCVNQDDVLFAGADDGTLSFYDYRSGHKYQSFKTKQMPGSLESERGILSSSFDMTGLRLITGETDKSIKIWKQEFDSEFEELPWNPILSSQRF, from the coding sequence ATGGACTCGTACGATGGCGAAAATCCACTTTTAAGAGAAATAGATGACTTTTATTCTGAAATACGATGGAATAATCAGTTCAAATATATGGGTAAATTACCTTCGTATCTAGAAGATCAAATAAATGAACGTAAACCTATACTGGAGCAAAACGATCCTTTCGACATACAGGAAAAACCGTTGTCAACTGCTCTCATTCCACTAGATAATACCACAAGAGATGTTGCGGGCGAATCTTTACTAGATAGATACCAAAAGTTGATAACACAGGAACCTCGAAAACACAACCCGTGGAAACTCTCAAAAGTGATAAACGGCCACCTTGGTTGGGTGAGATGTATAGCGATGGATCCTGTCGATAATGAATGGTTTGCCACGGGGAGTAATGATTCTACGATCAAAGTATGGGATTTTGCTTCCggtaaattgaaattgacaTTATCTGGCCACGTAATGGGCGTTAGAGATCTGGTAGTGTCCAAGAGGCATCCTTACATGTTCTCTGCAAGTGAAGATAAACTAGTGAAATGCTGGGATCTGGAAAAGAATGCCCCCATCAGAGACTATTTTGGTCATCTTTCAGGTGTACATACCGTCGATATTCATCCAACTTTATCTCTAATTGCATCGGCAGGTAGAGATAGTGTAGTTAAATTATGGGACATTAGAAGCAAAAAAGCAGTTATAACGTTGGTTGGACACAAGAGTCCGATAAATAGCGTCAAATGCACGCCTGCGGATCCACAAATCATTAGTTGTTCCAATGATACTACAGTGATAACATGGGATCTTGTTGCAGCGAAGCCAATGAAAGTAATAACACATCATAGGAAGGCAGTCAGAGATATCGCAGTACATCCAGGAGAATTTTCTGTGGCATCCTGCTCTACAAATGATATCAGATCGTGGAAATTACCTGAAGGATCCCTCCTAACTAATTTCGAATCACAAAATTCTGGGATAATTAACACATTATGTGTAAATCAAGATGACGTCTTATTTGCCGGTGCAGATGATGGTACACTTTCATTCTATGATTACAGGTCAGGACACAAATATCAATCCTTCAAGACAAAACAAATGCCTGGATCCTTAGAAAGTGAACGTGGAATTTTATCCAGTAGTTTCGATATGACAGGTCTTAGATTAATCACAGGGGAAACAGACAAAAGTATAAAAATATGGAAAcaagaatttgattctgaatttgaagaattgcCCTGGAATCCGATCTTATCATCtcaaagattttaa
- the NOP53 gene encoding Nop53p (similar to Saccharomyces cerevisiae NOP53 (YPL146C); ancestral locus Anc_8.659), with protein MAPQPAAERPAQYRQKSRKGKKAWRKNIDLTEIEKSVAMQREHEITHGTENIADLKDDLLFQVDEDGDKELKSKLIKRKQIKKVMKSTEILDSIKTNSKVNALMHPKQNTIVKSNKIQGVSKHELTKLMALAGRVHGESKLKSRSAKDGLVKSDSFDLWGSDDKKQKQIELPSGIRLDVDSKDQVPKELLTKSTTSWSKPSVAPATMSTEPVKIRDFDAIPHAGKSYNADKKAWANLLNKEYEVEKVKEEKRIALEQYRERIKHLMATLDDNEEESSSESDNEQEEDIEGDEIDTDSIMKLSVNEPVKNKKKTKYQRNKAKKHEEKVKLQQELNKLKEQVRELEKVEEFEEEIAQKSQPTKTSKKQRKLNRNKLGTKYGILDERLEIKFSDELSDSLRKLKPEGNLLYDNVRKLQSSGVIESRVPVKQGRRYKQKITEKWTYKDFK; from the coding sequence ATGGCACCACAACCAGCTGCTGAAAGACCTGCTCAGTACAGGCAGAAATCACGTAAGGGTAAGAAGGCATGGAGAAAGAATATCGATTTgactgaaattgaaaaatccGTGGCTATGCAGAGGGAACATGAGATTACTCATGGTACTGAGAACATTgcagatttgaaagatgatttGCTTTTCCAAGTTGATGAGGATGGTGATAAAGAGCTCAAGTCTAAGCTGATTAAAAGAAAGCAAATCAAAAAAGTTATGAAATCTACAGAAATTTTAGATTCTATCAAGACAAATTCTAAAGTCAATGCATTAATGCATCCAAAACAAAATACTATTGTTAAATCCAACAAAATTCAAGGTGTTTCGAAACATGAGTTGACCAAATTAATGGCTTTAGCTGGTAGAGTACATGGGGAATCCAAGTTAAAGAGCAGATCTGCCAAGGATGGATTAGTGAAATCTGATTCATTCGACCTATGGGGTTCTGACGACAAGAAACAAAAGCAGATCGAATTGCCATCCGGTATTAGACTTGACGTAGACTCTAAGGATCAAGTTccaaaagaattattgaCAAAGTCTACTACCAGTTGGTCGAAGCCATCCGTGGCACCGGCTACAATGAGTACTGAACCTGTAAAGATTAGAGATTTCGATGCTATCCCACATGCAGGTAAATCCTACAATGCAGACAAGAAGGCCTGGGCTAATCTGCTAAATAAGGAATATGAAGTTGAGAAAGttaaagaggaaaaaagaattgcTTTGGAACAATACAGAGAAAGAATCAAACATTTAATGGCGACACtcgatgataatgaagaagaatcttcGTCAGAAAGTGACAATGAACAGGAAGAAGACATCGAAGgagatgaaattgatactGACTCCATAATGAAACTATCTGTCAATGAACCAGtcaaaaataagaagaagaccaaatatcaaagaaataaagCCAAGAAGCATGAAGAGAAGGTGAAATTGCAACAAGaattaaacaaattaaaGGAACAAGTACGTGAACTAGAGAAAGTCGAGGAATTCGAAGAAGAGATTGCCCAAAAATCGCAACCTACAAAAACTAGTAAGAAGCAAAGAAAGCTAAATAGAAACAAATTAGGTACCAAATATGGTATTCTTGATGAAAGACTGGAAATCAAATTCTCTGATGAACTTTCAGACTCATTAAGGAAATTGAAACCTGAAGGTAACCTTCTTTATGACAACGTCAGAAAACTACAAAGTTCGGGTGTCATTGAATCTCGTGTGCCAGTCAAACAAGGTAGAAGATACAAGCAAAAGATCACTGAAAAATGGACTTACAAggatttcaaataa
- the KAFR0H02470 gene encoding uncharacterized protein (ancestral locus Anc_8.662) yields MSYTGILHNYAGRHAAFEFAPTKLPNVLIAIGGMTDGLLTVPYVQGLPEVMKQYNYSVIQIQYTSSFKGWGTSSLQQDIKEIAQLIRFLKSEKGGKRDKIMLIGHSTGSQDVMTYLLNEDKYKDCEIVAAILQGSASDREAMRMEYDDETLSNLNKRVEKLIAEGKKDELLPTEFSNYVFGVPITAYRWWSIMCPGGDDDYFSSDLDENTLRSTFGKIKKPFLIAYSGKDNFVPDYVDKAAVIEKWRSIANPQFWSKNSGLVEGADHFVTQSDSQQFLYSMIKAFMEEFDL; encoded by the coding sequence ATGTCATACACAGGCATATTACATAATTACGCTGGTAGGCATGCTGCTTTTGAGTTTGCCCCTACGAAGCTGCCTAACGTTTTAATTGCCATTGGAGGCATGACAGATGGCCTCCTGACGGTACCCTACGTGCAGGGATTGCCTGAAGTAATGAAACAATACAACTACTCAGTAATTCAGATTCAATACACGAGTAGCTTCAAAGGTTGGGGTACTTCTTCTCTACAACAGGACATAAAGGAAATTGCCCAATTGATTAGGTTCttaaaatctgaaaaagGTGGTAAACGAGACAAAATAATGCTCATTGGTCACTCTACTGGCTCTCAAGATGTCATGACGtatcttttaaatgaaGACAAGTACAAAGATTGTGAAATTGTGGCTGCAATCTTGCAAGGGTCAGCTTCTGACAGAGAGGCAATGAGAATGgaatatgatgatgagACTTTGTCAAATCTAAACAAGAGAgtggaaaaattgatagCTGAAGGTAAGAAAGATGAGCTTTTGCCAACTGAGTTCTCCAATTATGTGTTTGGGGTCCCAATTACAGCATATAGATGGTGGTCAATCATGTGCCCTGGAggtgatgatgattattTCTCAAGTGACCTGGATGAGAACACATTAAGGAGCACGTTTGGGAAGATTAAGAAACCCTTCTTAATTGCATATTCTGGTAAGGATAATTTTGTCCCAGATTACGTTGACAAGGCTGCTGTAATTGAAAAGTGGAGATCCATTGCTAACCCTCAATTTTGGTCTAAAAATTCTGGCCTAGTGGAGGGTGCAGATCATTTCGTTACACAGAGTGACTCTCAACAGTTTTTGTATTCAATGATCAAGGCTTTTATGGAAGAATTCGATCTCTAG
- the PPT2 gene encoding holo-[acyl-carrier-protein] synthase (similar to Saccharomyces cerevisiae PPT2 (YPL148C); ancestral locus Anc_8.664), whose product MSRVLGIGTDIVYLPRFARLISKYGKNSSSASLTKLTSKFMSEHEQKKVLGMMVKGHSTGNNDSIVRYAAGIWAAKEATYKALCSYVPAAAMPPAKTIYTKLLNKTNSETGTPMLELSSDFIEIHPEYSVFYKSYIQEHCKVFISISHDHDYLISYVQITN is encoded by the coding sequence ATGAGTCGTGTCTTGGGTATTGGTACAGATATAGTCTACCTTCCACGATTTGCAAGGCTAATATCTAAATATGGTAAAAACTCTTCTTCTGCGTCGCTGACTAAGTTAACAAGCAAGTTCATGAGTGAACATGAGCAGAAAAAGGTACTTGGAATGATGGTAAAGGGCCATTCCACAGGAAATAACGATTCGATTGTACGATATGCTGCTGGAATCTGGGCAGCAAAGGAAGCCACTTACAAAGCATTATGTTCTTATGTACCAGCTGCTGCAATGCCTCCAGCTAAGACAATATATACAAAGCTATTGAATAAGACGAACTCGGAAACAGGAACGCCAATGTTAGAGCTTAGTAGTGACTTCATTGAGATACACCCTGAGTATTCTGTATTTTATAAATCTTACATTCAAGAACATTGTAAAGTTTTTATTTCCATTTCTCATGATCATGATTATCTAATCTCGTATGTCCAAATCACAAATTAA
- the ATG5 gene encoding Atg5p (similar to Saccharomyces cerevisiae ATG5 (YPL149W); ancestral locus Anc_8.666), with product MSEIRKLIWDGALNVQICVDDTLVLKGTSTTERLLNVRIPRDTYIVVYLEGMLKKLQRFLRFDVSEVMSKVWFECDGQLLPWYYPMGVLFDTIKGSNSKKGELASEYSINVWKIDLKYALSLPRGHIPIVDEVDQIRSYWMHQWKQACFILNGSSKAMMSLSIKEAKKFWKSVINREQDEFDKVSAKILSRRPQFIPLILHRTNSDLEKIQPTVSLVNSNGSIKKLLNVLLEVFPDDFTNGMFSGCVVSQGIVVSLEDDMFNLYTKLRSFDGFLHLIVKEIGT from the coding sequence ATGAGTGAAATCAGGAAACTTATATGGGATGGAGCTCTGAATGTGCAAATATGTGTCGATGATACGCTGGTCCTGAAGGGAACGAGTACTACTGAACGATTGCTGAATGTAAGGATACCGAGAGACACGTATATTGTCGTGTATTTGGAGGGAATGCTCAAGAAATTGCAGAGATTTTTGAGATTCGACGTTTCTGAAGTGATGTCAAAGGTTTGGTTTGAATGTGATGGCCAGTTATTGCCTTGGTACTATCCGATGGGTGTCTTATTTGACACCATTAAGGGCAGTAACTCTAAGAAGGGGGAGCTTGCTTCTGAATATTCCATTAACGTTTGGAAGATTGATTTAAAATACGCTCTGAGCTTACCTAGAGGACATATCCCGATCGTCGATGAAGTGGATCAGATCCGTAGCTACTGGATGCATCAATGGAAGCAAGCTTGTTTCATATTAAATGGATCTTCCAAGGCAATGATGTCTTTATCTATTAAAGAagccaagaaattttggaaaagtGTGATCAATAGAGAACAggatgaatttgataaagttAGCGCAAAGATTCTATCTCGTCGACCCCAGTTCATACCTCTCATATTACATCGAACAAATTCagatcttgaaaaaatacaaCCAACAGTCTCTCTAGTGAATAGTAACGGTTCTATAAAGAAGTTACTGAACGTACTACTGGAAGTGTTCCCAGATGATTTTACAAACGGTATGTTTTCTGGGTGCGTTGTCAGTCAAGGGATTGTAGTATCGTTAGAAGACGATATGTTCAATTTATATACGAAATTGAGAAGTTTTGATGGGTTTTTGCATTTAATAGTTAAAGAAATCGGTACGTAA
- the KAFR0H02500 gene encoding uncharacterized protein (ancestral locus Anc_8.667) has translation MKIVKEDAGVNAEWLWQNDDNERSVDAFDRPEKTYLIFGIFVLDRLSNDVGSKLSDLSLKLEQLLKPWNASFPWTEYNGVSQRLMRLDDGMQYIFGHVCVEDNVQDEEILIVNLLHKLSKDCGPEVFIRVCDTDGDFLLIECNEALPEEYQYPVANNRLWLHEGRFKMIPTYFYAGRGLTYEEALEFLSKAYYKCIEINSLSEKVTSSMLTNFPNNIFSNLGVLRLEIEDVRSFELLKRNPKIVSPLLKQLMSEDSIEISFEKIGNELHNLDVMVPQSHANILVLYLENHNFKKDSSVMPVYAGRIISRLLNECISRDFISVDQDAKDDGQKVCTDIFEAYPLQTVDLLRSIPMEKDVDPNEELIEKLGKFFSSAQDSSIIRDEFKEQGGESDRDSDADNSDSAEKEFFKENNVDISEDDFFEFFLKEALKMKDSDIDLMRSSRPKKDVPIREPSQVTKENGVSEEVHEIPRVSRENDSLSELFESFNMDGDSGNLFHTMLRELSKEK, from the coding sequence ATGAAGATTGTCAAGGAGGATGCTGGTGTGAATGCTGAGTGGCTTTGGCagaatgatgataatgaaagaagCGTAGATGCTTTTGATCGTCCAGAGAAGACGTATTTGATCTTCGGAATATTCGTACTTGACAGATTAAGCAATGATGTAGGCTCCAAATTAAGCGatctttcattgaaattggaGCAGCTGCTAAAGCCCTGGAATGCATCGTTTCCCTGGACGGAATATAATGGGGTTTCTCAGAGGTTGATGAGGCTCGATGATGGGATGCAGTATATCTTTGGTCACGTATGCGTCGAAGATAATGTTCAAGATGAAGAGATCTTGATCGTCAACTTATTACATAAACTATCTAAAGATTGTGGACCGGAAGTCTTCATTCGAGTATGTGATACAGACGGTGACTTCTTATTGATAGAATGCAATGAAGCTCTCCCGGAAGAATACCAATACCCTGTGGCTAACAATAGATTATGGTTACATGAGGGCCGATTCAAGATGATTCCAACTTATTTTTATGCTGGTAGAGGACTAACTTACGAGGAAGCTCTAGAGTTTTTATCGAAAGCATACTATAAATGCATAGAAATAAACTCATTATCAGAAAAGGTAACTTCATCGATGCTAACCAATTTCCcaaacaatattttctcCAATTTAGGTGTGTTAAGgcttgaaattgaagatgtGCGATCATTTGAGTTATTGAAACgaaatccaaaaattgtCAGCCCTCTTCTAAAACAGTTAATGTCAGAGGACAGTATTGAAATATCATTTGAGAAAATCGGAAATGAACTTCATAACTTGGATGTTATGGTGCCTCAGAGTCATGCCAATATTTTGGTTCTATATCTAGAAAATCACAACTTCAAGAAAGATTCATCTGTAATGCCTGTTTACGCTGGACGTATAATTTCTCGACTATTGAATGAGTGCATTAGTAGAGACTTTATTTCTGTGGATCAAGATGCAAAAGACGATGGGCAAAAGGTCTGTACTGATATTTTTGAGGCGTATCCTCTTCAGACGGTAGACCTCCTGCGCTCGATTCCAATGGAGAAAGATGTGGATCCCAATGAAGAGTTGATAGAGAAATTGGGTAAGTTTTTCAGTAGTGCACAAGATTCTTCAATTATCCGtgatgaatttaaagaacAAGGTGGAGAAAGCGATAGGGACAGTGATGCTGATAATAGTGACAGCGCAGAAAAAGAgttcttcaaagaaaacaatgTAGATATATCTGAAGATGACTTTTTTGAGttcttcttgaaagaaGCACTCAAAATGAAGGATAGtgatattgatttgatgAGAAGCTCCCGACCAAAAAAAGATGTTCCAATACGAGAACCATCACAAGTGACAAAAGAGAACGGTGTATCTGAAGAGGTACATGAAATTCCGAGGGTCTCTCGTGAAAATGATTCACTTAGCGAGTTGtttgaatctttcaatatggACGGTGATTCAGGCAACTTATTTCATACAATGCTGAGagaattatcaaaagaaaaatga
- the KAFR0H02510 gene encoding non-specific serine/threonine protein kinase (similar to Saccharomyces cerevisiae YPL150W; ancestral locus Anc_8.668), giving the protein MSGINASTKAEQNNIKAIIGSAYNKLYGQFMSDELIEVGNYRILKQIGEGSFGKVYLALHRPTHRKVVLKTSDKNDPNIVREVFYHRQFDYPYITKVYEIIVTETKVWMALEYCPGKELYDHLLFSKRIPIAECTELFAQIVGAVYYAHSLNCVHRDLKLENILLDKHGRAKLTDFGFTRECMTRSTLETVCGTTVYMAPELIERKSYDGFKIDIWALGVILYTMIYGAMPFDEDDEVKTKWKIVNEDPDFTNNISSNDVKDLIKKLLKKDPTERPTIREILKHDFLKPYGFTILEKTDKIIQRQRNDSIHFHSKIEKRLLKRLKRSGFDTQSIKHSIMKKKCDSLAGLYLLLLEREKQLERSYRPRRSRSVLSVRKVFESACSSDVLGNDKPIRSSLELRKNTSLGKIISRTSELQKNPLTARQTSAPVLLNSSTGKSSNSISTVPHSENTEAIGKNGIFSKLSKFFKQKKHASSNNVKSNISSLPEEEKTGRKSPSRSVTDSFLMGKGSSQAKNSSKSKISSISKSSPKKDMETSLNVVFSSDLQDADVKGISQEQTVKRFKSTISSDLSRNASLRNYDSNSLYKSRSRSVENNKFSSRPLSGLSQISTETYLSDYSTDGATSFIPNTSIRPNISHSSSTGVLTQHSSSSNSEMLSNPPNIRFLRRDLSIRSENSSLSDRSSRADSFYDITTTTTQLNKNLHHTKASSIKESVLPRFGAQHSWSSKRTLVNNRPGTVRGRRRNRTRQLNFLKSSSSPTENAIKEESSTDDHEFDYSQHNFMEEVNENPLLEEDEDELSGHSEHFDEINQPTDSNLHKNGRKLTESAQHPTGRSMSNDSDWSHFQSDSKSIITGGSEDEDSIIVADQEDNFSEGEYDK; this is encoded by the coding sequence ATGAGTGGGATCAATGCATCAACTAAGGCAGAGCAAAACAATATAAAAGCGATCATAGGGTCTGCCTACAATAAGTTGTATGGACAATTCATGTCAGATGAGCTAATAGAAGTTGGTAACTACAGAATTCTAAAACAGATTGGTGAAGGGAGTTTTGGTAAAGTATATCTAGCGTTACATCGTCCAACGCACCGTAAAGTGGTTTTGAAGACAAGCGATAAGAATGATCCTAATATTGTCAGGGAAGTTTTTTATCATAGACAATTTGACTATCCATATATCACCAAAGTATATGAGATTATAGTTACTGAAACGAAAGTATGGATGGCATTAGAGTACTGTCCAGGTAAAGAATTGTATGATcatcttttattttcaaaaaggATACCGATTGCTGAATGTACCGAGTTATTTGCCCAAATTGTAGGAGCAGTATACTATGCACATTCCCTAAATTGTGTTCATCGTGATTTAAAActagaaaatatattattagaCAAACATGGCAGGGCCAAATTAACTGATTTTGGCTTTACTAGGGAGTGTATGACTAGATCCACATTGGAGACGGTATGTGGTACTACCGTGTACATGGCCCCTGaattaattgaaagaaaatcatATGATGGTTTCAAAATAGATATTTGGGCTTTAGGTGTCATATTATATACTATGATTTATGGCGCAATGCCgtttgatgaagatgatgaagtgAAAACgaaatggaaaattgtTAACGAGGACCCTGATTTTACTAATAACATATCAAGTAATGACGTTAAAGATTTAATCAAAAAGCTACTTAAGAAGGATCCTACTGAGAGACCTACTAttagagaaattttaaagCATGATTTCTTAAAGCCTTATGGTTTTACTATACTGGAAAAAACCGATAAGATAATACAAAGACAACGAAACGATTCAATTCACtttcattcaaagataGAAAAAAGGTTGTTGAAAAGGCTAAAAAGATCTGGATTTGACACACAGTCAATAAAACActcaataatgaagaaaaaatgtGATTCGCTCGCAGGATTGTACCTACTCTTACTTGAACGTGAAAAACAACTCGAAAGGTCCTATCGTCCTAGAAGAAGTAGATCGGTTCTTTCAGTACGAAAGGTTTTCGAATCCGCCTGTTCATCTGATGTACTAGGAAATGATAAGCCAATACGATCCTCTCTAGAATTAAGAAAGAACACTTCGCTTGGTAAGATAATTAGTAGAACCAGTgaattgcaaaaaaatcCATTAACAGCTAGGCAAACGTCTGCGCCAGTGCTATTAAACTCCTCTACGGGAAAATCTAGTAATTCAATATCGACAGTTCCTCATTCAGAGAATACTGAAGCAATCGGTAAAAATGGCATATTCTCAAAACTTTCGAAATTCTTCAAACAGAAGAAGCATGCGTCAAGTAACAATGttaaatcaaatatctCCAGTCTTCCCGAGGAAGAAAAGACTGGTAGGAAAAGTCCATCAAGGTCAGTCACCGATTCTTTTCTTATGGGTAAAGGATCTTCACAAGCTAAAAATAGTtctaaatcaaaaatttcctCAATAAGCAAATCGTCTCCCAAAAAAGACATGGAAACTTCGTTAAACGTTGTTTTCTCAAGTGACTTGCAAGATGCTGATGTTAAAGGAATCTCTCAAGAACAAACTGTCAAAAGGTTTAAATCTACTATATCTAGCGACCTTTCGAGAAATGCTTCACTACGGAATTATGACTCCAACTCACTTTACAAATCGAGATCACGATCGGTAGAAAACAATAAGTTTTCTTCAAGACCTCTTTCTGGATTATCACAAATATCAACCGAGACGTACTTATCGGATTATTCTACGGACGGAGCTACGTCTTTCATTCCCAATACAAGTATAAGACCTAATATATCTCATTCAAGTTCAACAGGTGTACTTACTCAACATTCATCAAGCTCCAATTCAGAAATGCTATCAAATCCACCCAATATACGGTTCTTACGTAGAGATTTAAGTATTCGTTCTGAAAACTCAAGTTTGTCAGATAGAAGTTCAAGAGCGGATTCTTTCTATGATATTACCACCACTACTACAcaattaaacaaaaatcttcatcataCTAAAGCATCATCTATAAAGGAATCTGTTTTACCTCGATTCGGAGCACAACATTCATGGTCATCAAAGAGAACGCTAGTTAACAATAGACCTGGTACTGTTAGAGGAAGGAGGAGAAATAGGACGAGGCAACTGAACTTCTTGAAaagttcttcttctccaaCTGAAAATGCGATAAAGGAAGAATCTTCTACGGATGATCATGAATTCGACTATTCGCAACATAATTTCATGGAAGAGGTGAATGAAAATCCTTTgttggaagaagatgaggatGAACTTTCTGGACATTCCGAACActttgatgaaataaatCAACCTACCGACTCTAATTTGCATAAAAATGGTAGGAAGCTTACGGAATCCGCACAACATCCCACAGGACGAAGCATGAGTAACGATAGTGACTGGTCTCACTTCCAAAGTGACTCAAAGTCGATAATAACGGGCGGTTCAGAAGATGAGGATTCCATCATAGTTGCTGATCAGGAAGATAACTTCTCCGAAGGAGAATATGATAAATAA
- the KAFR0H02520 gene encoding OSBP family protein (similar to Saccharomyces cerevisiae HES1 (YOR237W) and KES1 (YPL145C); ancestral locus Anc_8.658) — MSQYASSSTWSSFLKSLTSFNGDLSSLSAPPFILSPVSLSEFSQYWAEHPDLFLEASFITQDNYKTYLLENIVDDNDIVHINRFNLESPEVTRLLSVTKWFISTLKSQYCSRNESMGSEKKPLNPFLGEVFVGKWENNRNKERFEETVLLSEQVSHHPPITAFSVFNDKNNVKLEGYNRFKATFTKSLMLNVKQYGHTILNVKNETYLITTPPLHVEGILVGSPFVELDGKSYIQSSTGLLCVIEYSGRGYFSGKKNYYKAHIYRNFEASKLKTNALFTIHGQWSGKSKISQNLSGGKPSHAILFYDANKTPVEHLCVKPIEKQHPLESRKAWEAVAEAIKSKDMNTITTTKNVLEESQRELRKQEEAKGTTWHRRWFNDVDYDLISDSGKQKPEKEDEFIKLAKLLHYSQKNVPSGTLIGEKGDKKDNITSVHWKFNRSAWDDEQEIVL; from the coding sequence ATGTCTCAATACGCAAGTAGTTCCACATGGAGTTCATTTTTGAAGTCGTTAACTTCATTCAATGGTGATCTCTCATCCTTATCTGCGCCACCATTCATCCTATCCCCCGTGTCACTATCTGAATTCTCCCAATATTGGGCAGAACATCCAGATCTGTTCCTAGAGGCATCTTTCATAACCCAGGATAATTATAAGACATATTTACTTGAGAATATCGTCGATGACAATGATATTGTTCACATTAATCGGTTCAATTTGGAATCTCCCGAGGTTACCAGGTTGCTGTCAGTTACCAAATGGTTCATTTCGACACTCAAATCTCAATATTGCTCACGTAACGAATCAATGGGTTCAGAAAAGAAGCCATTGAATCCATTTCTAGGGGAGGTATTCGTTGGCAAATGGGAAAATAATCGTAATAAGGAGAGATTTGAGGAAACTGTACTTTTGAGTGAGCAAGTATCACATCATCCTCCAATTACCGCATTCAGTGTGTTTAACGATAAAAATAACGTCAAATTAGAAGGTTACAATCGATTCAAAGCAACTTTCACGAAATCTTTGATGCTTAATGTTAAACAATACGGACATACCATTTTAAACgtaaaaaatgaaacttaCTTAATCACAACACCTCCTTTACACGTCGAGGGGATTCTAGTTGGGTCACCCTTTGTTGAATTGGACGGTAAATCGTATATACAATCTTCCACTGGATTGCTTTGTGTCATCGAATATTCTGGTAGAGGTTATTTCTCAggtaagaaaaattattacaagGCACATATCTACAGAAATTTCGAGGCCTCGAAACTTAAAACCAATGCATTGTTCACTATTCATGGTCAATGGTCAGGCAAGTCCAAGATTTCCCAAAATTTGAGTGGTGGGAAACCTAGCCATGCCATCTTGTTCTATGATGCCAATAAAACGCCTGTAGAGCACTTATGTGTCAAACCTATCGAAAAGCAACATCCTCTAGAAAGCAGAAAGGCGTGGGAAGCGGTAGCTGAAGCAATAAAGAGCAAGGATATGAATACCATTACCACCACGAAAAATGTACTAGAAGAGTCTCAAAGGGAACTACGGAAACAGGAGGAGGCGAAAGGTACAACTTGGCACAGGAGATGGTTTAATGACGTGGATTATGATCTCATTAGCGACAGTGGTAAACAGAAAccagaaaaggaagatgaGTTCATAAAATTGGCTAAATTACTACATTATTCTCAAAAAAATGTACCCAGCGGTACTCTAATCGGTGAAAAGGGTGACAAGAAAGATAACATAACCTCCGTCCACTGGAAGTTCAATAGAAGTGCATGGGATGACgaacaagaaattgttCTATAA